The Macaca nemestrina isolate mMacNem1 chromosome 17, mMacNem.hap1, whole genome shotgun sequence genome contains the following window.
CCACTGGTGCTCATTTGCTCAAAGGTTCTCAACCCTTAGGGTCTGCCCTTCCTTGGCTCCCTCCAGCTGGGTCCACCTGGGCTCCAGAGCCCAAGATCCAGCATCCACGGGCGGCTCTGGGAAGCCTGGCAGCTCCCCTAATGCCAACATTCCTCATTTGACAGCAAATGCGGCGGGAGATAACACGAAAGAGCAAGTGGATGGAAATGCTGGGACAATGGGAGACATATAAGAACAGTAAAAAGGTaatgtgtggagggagaggccccAGGAACCACTCTCTGCAGAGACAGGGGACAGGCACCCTTGGCTGTGACCTGGCACCATCAGCCTCTCAGAGGGTGGGTGGCACACTGTCCTCACCCAGAGGACTGCAGGCCTGGTCGGTGGTTTCCCTGCCTATTTGTGCAAGCGTCACCTTGCTGGGAGGGAATCTGAATCTAGGGCTGGGACCACCTGGAGCTCAAGGCTAGGGATGCCCTGGTGACCCGAAGGAAGGAAAAGGTTCAGATCACAGTCCTGACTCTGAGTGTCCATCCACTCTTTCAATCCTGGGAAGGGAGACTGTGTCCCAGCTTAATGTCACCTCTAACGAGGAATCACGGGGCCAAAACCAACCATTTCCAGAATCCTTGAGCTCTGGTCCTCACTGGGGTCGCCCCGTGGCCTGTGACACCGGATTGTTTTCTGCCCACAGCTGATAGATCGAGTATATAAGGGCATTCCCATGAACATCCGGGGCCAAGTGTGGTCAGTTCTGCTGAACATACAGGAAGTCAAGTCGAAAAACCCCAGAACATACAAGGTACGCTCAGCCAGAGCACGACAAACAGGACAGGCCGTGTCAGGAGCCCAGGTCTCCAGCTGGAGGGAGCATCAAGCCCAGGCTGGGGGGTGGGTAGGATGGTCAGATGCACATCCTGGGCACGGACGGTGACATAGTCACCACAGACAAACTCGGCTCTGGTGACCCTCCCCGGCTTCAGTAACAAGCCAAAAAGCAGCTTTGTGCAGAAGGaaaccttcctgctttccttccttcccggaGTGCTGACTGTGGGCTGACTGCCATTTGGGGCCGGGAGTCTTCCATCCgttctgaggctgcttcctccTCTTGGCGTGCCCTACAGGTCATGaaggagaagggcaagaggtCATCTGAACACATCCACCAGATCGACCTGGACGTGAGCGAGACACTAAGGACTCACATCTTCTTCAGGGATCGATACGGAACCAAGTAAGCCTATGGGAGCCACAGGGTCTCATCAGAGATGGAGTGAACGAAAGGGATGGGGGTTCCCCGGAGAAGAGGCCAGGGTCACCCAGGAGGGATGACAGAGCTGCCAAGACCTCCCCTGACCCAGGGAGCAGCCAGCACCATGAACTGAGCACCTGGTTCCAAGCCCTGGGCCAGACTGGAACATGTGGGGCCAGAACCCAGGAGGATCCTGAGGAGACAGAAGGCAGCAAACAAAATCATGCACAATGGTGAAAGGTGCTCTCCCTGACCCACGGGGACCCATGGTAGGACTCACAGGAGGGTGGCAAGATGGAGGGCCCATGAGCCTCTCCAGGCAACACTGAGAGCAACAAATGCTGGGGCAATTAGGGGTCCTGGAAACTGTCATCCTGGTCTGCTGGGAACATgacatggcacagccactttaGCAGCCAGTTGGGCAGTGACTCACAAAGCTCAATGGACTTGAACCACGTATCCCCAAAGTATCACAAATATTGAACCCACTGATTTGAAAACTGATGTCCACATGAAACCTGCATGCCACGTCCACTGCTTGATTCATCGTCACTCACACAAGGAGCCTTCAGGGACAGTCTTCAACATGGGAATGGGGAGAGCAAGGATGGTCCTCCCTTCAAACGGAAGACCCAGTGAGAAAAGGGAATGAGCCAGTGTTGCCCGCATGAACGTGGGTGGATCCTAGATGCATTTtgctgagggaaagaagccagacccaataAGCTACCACGTAGGATTCCCATTCCTgggccattctggaaaaggccaaaCCATAGGGATTGAGAAGCAGTCTGGGTGGTCAGGGGCTGACGGATCAGGGACAGGCCGGGTGCATAGGGGCCACCCTGGAGACTTGGAAGGTGAAGGAGTCGCTTCAGGAGGGGCTGCAGCGGTCGCCAGGAGACTCTGCCCATTGGTTTACAACCGTGGAGGAACTGTACACCCAAAGGCTGAACTGGCGTGTctgcaaactgaaaataaataaagaaaatcattcaGAGTGAAAAGGATCAGGCAAGTCACTGTACAACTGGGCTATCTGCATGTCACAGATGTGGATTTTCCTGAAACATTTCCTCAAAGTCAAAGGCCCTGAAGAGCTCACTGCTTATCTGGTGAATCATCTGAACCTGAAATGGGCTTTGTTGTTAGGCTTTGTAGACAAAGTGAAACTAACGGCAtctgcacaaaacaaacaaaagcctcatttctctgtttcctaggcAGCGGGAACTATTCTACATCCTCTTGGCATATTCGGAGTATAACCCGGTGAGTATTCCCCGCAGTGACGTTCCCGGGCAGTATTTCCCTGTTCACAGGAGTGGGTGTCTGGTGGGGTGTCGCTGCTTCTTTTAAAGTTAGTATTTGTGAGCCACCAGGATATAGGAGGTAGGACTCCAGCTCACTGCTGGCATAAACCTCCAAGCAAGGGGGTGATATCAAGGGGTCAAGCTGAGACACAAAGGAGTCAGGCCTGGACTCCTGGTGTCACCTGGGTCTGACCACCACTTCTCAGAACCAGAAATGATGCCCTCCTCCTGGGGCTGCCCCAAATCCCAAcaagctatttttttaaactacgttttaggccgggcccagtggcttacacctgtaatctcagcactttgggaggctgaggcaggtggatcacgaggtcaggacatcaagaccatcctggctaacatggtgaagccccgtctctactaaaataatacgaaaaactagccgggcgtggtggcaggcgactgtagtcccagctactcgggaggctgaggtgggagaatggcgacaacccgggaggcggagcttgcagtgagttgagattgggcaacagagcgagactccttctcaaaaaataaaataaaataaacaaataaataaagtacattttaacttttaaactccTGCCatgggccaggctcggtggctcatgcctgtaatcccagaactttgggaggccgaggcgggtggattacctgaggtcgggagtttgagaccaccctgaccaacatggagaaaccccgtatcttctaaaaataaaaaattagccaggagtggcggcgcatgcctgtaatcccagctactggggaggctgaggcaggagaattgcttgaagcctggaggcagaggtggtggtgaaccaagatcgtgccattgcactccagtctgggcaacaagatcgaaactccatctaaaagaaacaaaacaaaacaaaaaactcctatcacaattttttaaatcttacattAATGAAAACACAAGGATGCTGGGATTATTtacctggggagagggagaaaaaaacaaaaaggtgctCTCAACACAAGAATGGAGCAAAGCTTTTAACATCTGCCTGTTACCTGTTTActtcctgtcctttttttttttttttttttttttctttttttgagagggagtctcgctctgtcgcccaggctggagcacagtggggcgatttgggctcactgcaagctccatctcccgggttcacgccattctcctgcatcagcctcccgagtagctgggactacaggtgcccgccaccatgcccggctaagttttttgtatttttagtagagatggggtttcaccgtgttagccaggatggtctcgttctgctgaccttgtgatccgccggcctcagcctcccagagtgctgggattacaggcgtgagccaccgcgcctggccctttacTTCCTTATGGTCAGCTAGGATGACTGCAGTCAAGTAGGTCTGGTTTCTCTTAAAGAGCCAAACTCAcgaatttagaattttaatttaagtGGCAAGAAATGATCTCACACATGCTGATTTCCCTTCTGAAAGGAATTAGGCTAATCAGCTATTATTGTACAAACACAATGGTACTCAAAATTTATTGTGgatccctcccctcccatcctcagaatggaaaagcaaaaataaatgtcgAGCCAGTACTACCCCTTCTTATGAAACACAGTAAGTTTCAATGGCATTGTCTTACTATGAAGAATACGTTCCTGAAAGTCGCACTTGAGTATTATTTATATCCCAGTTTGTTTCCAAAAGAGGTTCTGCAGCATACGACCTAGtaatataggccgggcacagcggatcacacctgtaatcccaacactttgggaggctgaggtaggcagatcgcttgagcccaggggtttgagaccagcctgggcaacacggcaaaatcccacctctacaaaaaaaaaaaaaaaaaaaaaaaaaaaaaaaacttgggtgtagtggtggcgcacctgtagtcccagctgctcagcaggctgaggcgggcaggtcaattgagcccagaaagtcaaggctgcagtgagccatgattgcaccactgcactccagcctgggtgacagagtggaccCTATCtcgaaaaagcaaacaaaaaatgtgtatatatatatatacacacacagacacacacacacaatatatgtatacacacacagatactatatatatatgcacacactatATTTACACActctatatacaaatatatatacacttacatatatataaactacAACAATTAGAGTAGAAAATTAagttgaaatagttttaaaaggacAGAAGGCATAAGCCATAAAAGCCtactgaggccaggtgcagtgcctcacacatataattacagcactttgggaggccaaaacggaaggaccacttaaggtcaggagttgaagaccagcctaagcaacaaagtgagaccttagctctacaaaaaataattttttaaaaaagtagtctATTggcaaggcgcagtggctcctgcctgtaattccagtactttgggaggtcgaggcaggcggatcacgaggtcaagagattgagaccatcctggccaacatggtgaaaccctgtctctactaaaaatacaaaaacttagctgggcgtggtggcatgtgcttgtagtcccagcttcttgggaggctgaggcaggagaatcacttgaaactgaaaggcagaggttgcagtgagccaagatcgcgccactgcactccagcctgggcaacaagagctaaacttctcaaaaaaaaaaaaaaaaaagaaagaaagaaagaaaaggaaattacagAGTGTATTGATAAAGTTTGgatatttgtgcttccaaatctcatgtaaaAATATACtcccaatgttgaaggtggagTCTAGCAAAAGGCGTTTTGGtaatgggggcagatccctcatgaatgtcttggtgttttctttgtggtaatgagtgagtttctTGCTGGTGTTAGTTCACGTGAGATCTGATTGGTAAAAAGAGCCTGCCGTCTTGCTCccttctctcaccatgtgacactcCTGGTCCCCATTCCCACTCCCCCATGAGTAAAAGTTTCCTCAGCCCAAAGGTGTTGGTGGTATGCTTGTACAGCCgacagaactgtgaaccaaataaatctcttttctttatattaataatctacccagtttcaggtattcctttatagcaacacaaaacagactaataccgCTATATTTCTTGCCTTTCAGTATTTCACTCTCCTGATTTTCCTATTACCCCTTTGGCAGCACCTTTCTGATCACCCTATCAAACCTTTAAATGGTGAAGTTCTTCAGGTCTCTGGCCTAAGATGTCATCTTCTTTCACGTGAAACACTAGGCAATCTTATTCATTGTCCAAATTTCCATTACcaactaaattataaaaatataacagagAATCCCAAATTTTATCTATTTGTATCTGTCCTCAGGTTCAGGTATAAAACTCTGTATGCTACAtgaacactttattttattttattttgagacagagtctcgctctgttgcccaggctggagtgcagtggctcgatctcggctcactgcaacctccacctccagggttcaagcaattctcctgcctcagcctcccaaggagctgggattacaggtgtgtgccaccacttccatctaactttttctatttttagtagagatggggtttcatcatgttgcccagggtggtctcaaactcctggcctcaagtgatccaccgacctcagcctcctaaagtgctaggattacaagcgtaaaccaccacactcagcctacaTAGACACTTGAAATGCTCCACAATATATGACAAAACATGCTCTTCCTGCTCTTTCCATATATTGGTAATGATATTTTCAATGACACATTGCTCATGCAAGACACCTAGTATACATAATCTTTGACCACTTCATACCTTACTCCGtaacctcactttttttttctttttatgtttttttttttgagagggagtctcgctctatcacccaggttggagtacagtggtgcgatcttggctcactgcgagctccacctcccgggttcatgccattctcctgcatgtAGCAGGAGTagtcccgagtagccgggactacaggcacccgccaccatgtccggctaattttttgcatttttagtagagacggggtttcaccgtgttagccaggatggtctcgatctcctgacctcgtgatccgcctgcctcggcttcccaaagtgctgggattacaggcgtgagccactacacccggccctAACCTCACTTTTAATCCATAACTATATTgtgcccttcctcttcctcaatACTGGTGAGATCTGCCtatctctctccatctccactaTTACCCTAATTAAAGCCAGCATCACCTTTCATCAGGACCACTTCAGTCACCTCTTAAATGCAGTAGTTGCCCAGTTATCCATGGGAGAAACATTCTAAGAACCTCCGTGGATGTCTGAAATGACAAATGGTACTGAGCACTTGATTCTGTTTTtgctatacatacatacctataaaaagtttaatttagaaattaggcacagtaacagattaacaacaataataaaatagaacaggccgggtgtagtggctcatgcctataatcccaggactttgggaggctaaggggggacagatcacctcaggtcaggagttcgagaccagcctggccaacatggtgaaaccccatttctactacaaagactaaaaaattagctgagtgctgtggtgcacacctgcagtcccacctaAGCAGGAGGCTAAGGCGCAAAaaatcgattgaacccgggaggttgcaatgagctaagatcgtgccactgtactctaggtgacagagagagactccacctcaaaaaaattttaaaaattgaaaaaaaattataacaatttacTATGAAAAAGTTacgtgaatgtggtctctctcaaaATACAGTCTGCATAACAACCACCAGATACACAATGGTGGTCCCATGAGATTAAATGGAACTGAacaattcctattgcctagtgatgtaGTGATGTAATAGCCATAGTAACATGACAGAgcaatttttaaactaaatgtaGTGTACATTAAGTGCACAATGTTTATGAAGTCTACGGTAGTTGTAGCAGTCCATTCTCTcactgccataaagaactacctgagactgggcaatttataaacataagaggtttaattgactcacagttccacatggctgagaaggcctcaggaaactttcaatcacggtgggaggggaagcaagcacgtcttacatggcagcaagcaagagaaagagaatctGTATGTGGGAAAACACTGCCactttcaaaaccatcagatctcaagagaattcactcactgtcacgagaacaggatgggggaaactgcccctgttatccagtcacctccctccttcaacacattgggattggccgggcgtggtggctcaagcctgtaatcctagcactttggaaggccgaggcgggcggatcacaaggtcaggagatcgagaccacagtgaaaccccatctctactaaaaatacaaaaaattagccaggtgcggtggcgggcgcctgtagtcccagctactcaggaggctgaggcaggagaatggcgggaacccgggaggcggagcttgcagtgagccgagatcgcgccactgcactccagcctgggcaacagcgtgagactccgtctcaaaaaaaaaaaaaaaaaaaaaaaaaaaaaaaacacattgggattacaatttgagatgagatttgggtggggatacacagccaaaccctatcagtcATGTACAATAATGTCTCAggctttcacattcactcaccacttactaactgactcacccagagcaacttctagtcctgcaagctTCATTCATGCTAAAGTCCTATACaagtgcatttatttttctttcataccaTTATTTTagctgtaccttttctatgtttaaaaacacaaatacttaccattatgtTAAGTGCTTGCAGGATTCAGTAATGAAATGTACaagtttgcagcctaggagcaataggctataccatgtagcctaggtatgtagtaggctatacaaTATAGCTTTGTTTAAGAACATTCTAAGATGATTGTGCAATGACAGAATCATCTAATGAGGTATTTCTAAGAAAATACCTCCCTCCTGCATTACACCACACATGATTCTACCTCACTGTACTCTACTCACCTCTTTTCAGAGGGGTTGACCATGGGGAACtaaaatcaaggaaagaaaaaacgcAGATAATGGAAAATGACTGTAGTCTCTTCATATTCACTCTTAACTAACTATCACCAATCTGCAGAATGAACTTTTCACAACAAAACAAACTccagaaatgcaaatcgaaataTACCACTGCCCACTTAAAAACACTTCAataggccaggcaccatggctcaaacctgtagtcccagcactttgggaggctgaggcaggcagatcatgaggtcaagagatcgagaccatcatggccaatatggtgaaaacccatctctactaaaaatacaaaaatcgtttgggtgtggtggtgtgcacctgtagtcccagctactcgggaggctgtggcaggaggatggtgtgaatgCAGGAGGCGGGGGtcgcactgagccgagattgcaccactgcactccagcctggtgacagagcgagactctatctcaaaaacaaaaaaaaaca
Protein-coding sequences here:
- the LOC139359522 gene encoding TBC1 domain family member 3B-like isoform X2, which translates into the protein MGPLPLAGGHHSTCQGRMDMVEDVDSLWAQEREDIIMNYEKVQGHRAGLPEDMGPEPVEIYNNIDHFGILHETELPPATAREAKQMRREITRKSKWMEMLGQWETYKNSKKVMCGGRGPRNHSLQRQGTGTLGCDLAPSASQRVGGTLSSPRGLQAWSVVSLPICASVTLLGGNLNLGLGPPGAQG
- the LOC139359522 gene encoding TBC1 domain family member 3B-like isoform X3, producing the protein MGPLPLAGGHHSTCQGRMDMVEDVDSLWAQEREDIIMNYEKGHRAGLPEDMGPEPVEIYNNIDHFGILHETELPPATAREAKQMRREITRKSKWMEMLGQWETYKNSKKVMCGGRGPRNHSLQRQGTGTLGCDLAPSASQRVGGTLSSPRGLQAWSVVSLPICASVTLLGGNLNLGLGPPGAQG